In one Phyllostomus discolor isolate MPI-MPIP mPhyDis1 chromosome 8, mPhyDis1.pri.v3, whole genome shotgun sequence genomic region, the following are encoded:
- the SCOC gene encoding short coiled-coil protein isoform X1: MRKRTFLSGDWRDGAGPPALRTLCGRRGWSCRCQLLQESRPEASSRYLPLPSPRTADQSSRILYPRPGSLLPKMMNADMDAVDAENQVELEEKTRLINQVLELQHTLEDLSARVDAVKEENLKLKSENQVLGQYIENLMSASSVFQTTDTKSKRK; encoded by the exons ATGCGCAAGCGTACCTTCTTGAGTGGGGATTGGCGGGACGGGGCGGGACCCCCGGCTCTGCGCACGCTCTGTGGGCGGAGGGGGTGGAGCTGCCGATGTCAATTGCTCCAGGAGTCCCGGCCTGAGGCATCCTCCAGATACCTGCCCCTCCCGTCCCCTCGAACGGCAG ACCAGTCATCAAGGATTTTGTATCCGAGGCCCGGAAGTTTGTTACCCAAGATGATGAATGCCGACATGGATG CAGTTGATGCTGAAAATCAGGTGGAACTGGAGGAAAAAACACGACTTATTAATCAAGTGTTGGAACTCCAACACACACTTGAAG atCTCTCTGCAAGAGTAGATGCAGTTAAGGAAGAAAATCTGAAGCTAAAATCAGAAAACCAAGTTCTTGGACAATATATAGAAAACCTCATGTCGGCTTCTAGTGTTTTTCAGACAACTGACAcgaaaagcaaaagaaagtaa
- the SCOC gene encoding short coiled-coil protein isoform X3, giving the protein MRKRTFLSGDWRDGAGPPALRTLCGRRGWSCRCQLLQESRPEASSRYLPLPSPRTADQSSRILYPRPGSLLPKMMNADMDDLSARVDAVKEENLKLKSENQVLGQYIENLMSASSVFQTTDTKSKRK; this is encoded by the exons ATGCGCAAGCGTACCTTCTTGAGTGGGGATTGGCGGGACGGGGCGGGACCCCCGGCTCTGCGCACGCTCTGTGGGCGGAGGGGGTGGAGCTGCCGATGTCAATTGCTCCAGGAGTCCCGGCCTGAGGCATCCTCCAGATACCTGCCCCTCCCGTCCCCTCGAACGGCAG ACCAGTCATCAAGGATTTTGTATCCGAGGCCCGGAAGTTTGTTACCCAAGATGATGAATGCCGACATGGATG atCTCTCTGCAAGAGTAGATGCAGTTAAGGAAGAAAATCTGAAGCTAAAATCAGAAAACCAAGTTCTTGGACAATATATAGAAAACCTCATGTCGGCTTCTAGTGTTTTTCAGACAACTGACAcgaaaagcaaaagaaagtaa
- the CLGN gene encoding calmegin: protein MHFQGLWLCLGLLSISIRAELMDDDVERTDLDENSGEADVNEDELSSEVKYKTPQPIGEVYFTETFDSGRLAGWVLSKAKKDDTDTETSIYSGRWEIEELKENRVPGDRGLVLKSRAKHHAISATLAKPFVFADKPLIVQYEVNFQDGIDCGGAYIKLLADTEDLNLENFYDKTPYTIMFGPDKCGEDYKLHFIFRHKHPKTGAFEEKHAKPPEADLKKFFTDRKTHLYTLVMNPDDTFEVLVDQVVVNRGSLLEDVAPPVNPPTEIEDLSDEKPDEWDERAKIPDPSAVKPDDWDENEPAQIEDLSVVKPDGWLEDEPKFIPDPSAEKPEDWNEDMDGEWEAPRIPNPACEVGCGEWSPPMIDNPKYKGVWRPPMIDNPNYQGVWSPRKIPNPDYFEDDHPFLLTSFSALGLELWSMTSDIYFDNFIICSEKEVADRWATDGWGMKRMIATANEPGIFAQLKVAAEEHPWLWLLYLVVVGLPVALITSFCWPRKVKKKYENAAYKKTDICKPQTKGALEQEVTEEKAALEKPVDLGEEKKQSDGEVVEKDEEGEPEEKSEEEIEIIEGQEEGNKSNKSGSEDEMKEADEGTGSGDGPVKTVRRRRARKE, encoded by the exons TTTGGCTATGTTTGGGTCTTCTAAGCATCTCAATTCGTGCAGAATTGATGGACGATGATGTTGAGAGGACAGACCTCGATGAAAATTCAGGAGAGGCTGATGTTAATGAAGATGAACTCTCCTCAGAG gttAAATATAAGACACCTCAACCTATAGGAGAAGTATATTTTACAGAAACTTTTGATAGTGGAAGGCTGGCCGG GTGGGTCCTatcaaaagcaaagaaagatgATACAGACACGGAGACTTCTATATATAGTG GAAGATGGGAAATCGAAGAGTTGAAAGAAAACCGAGTGCCCGGCGACAGAGGGCTGGTGCTGAAATCCAGGGCGAAGCATCACGCGATATCTGCCACACTAGCGAAGCCCTTCGTTTTTGCTGATAAACCTTTGATAGTCCA aTATGAAGTAAATTTTCAAGACGGTATTGACTGTGGAGGTGCATACATTAAACTCCTAGCAGACACTGAGGACTTGAATCTG GAAAACTTTTATGATAAAACACCTTATACCATTATGTTTGGACCAGATAAATGTGGAGAAGATTATAAACTTCATTTTATCTTCAGACATAAACATCCCAAAACTGGAGCTTTTGAGGAGAAGCACGCCAAACCTCCAGAAGCAGACCTTAAAAAGTTCTTCACGGACAGGAAGACTCACCTGTACACTCTCG TGATGAATCCGGATGACACATTTGAAGTGTTAGTTGATCAAGTAGTTGTAAACAGAGGAAGCCTGCTGGAGGACGTGGCCCCCCCTGTCAACCCCCCCACGGAAATCGAAGACCTGAGTGACGAGAAGCCCGATGAGTGGGACGAGAGAGCCAAGATCCCGGACCCGTCTGCCGTCAAACCGGACGACTG GGATGAAAATGAACCTGCCCAAATAGAAGATTTAAGTGTTGTTAAACCTGATGGCTGGCTTGAAGATGAACCCAAGTTTATTCCCGACCCTAGCGCTGAAAAACCTGAGGACTG GAATGAAGACATGGATGGAGAATGGGAGGCGCCTCGTATCCCTAATCCAGCCTGCGAGGTTGGGTGTGGTGAGTGGAGTCCTCCCATGATTGACAACCCGAAATACAAGGGCGTGTGGAGGCCCCCGATGATCGATAACCCTAACTACCAG GGAGTCTGGAGTCCTCGAAAAATTCCTAATCCAGATTATTTTGAAGATGATCATCCAtttcttctgacttctttctctgCTCTTGGTTTAGAGCTTTGGTCTATGACTTCTGATATCTACtttgataattttattatctGCTCAGAAAAGGAAGTAGCAGATCGCTGGGCCACAGACGGCTGGGGCATGAAAAGAATGATAGCGACAGCTAACGAG CCCGGCATATTTGCGCAGCTAAAGGTGGCTGCTGAGGAACACCCTTGGCTGTGGCTCCTCTATCTCGTGGTAGTGGGGCTCCCGGTGGCACTGATTACTTCGTTTTGTTGGCCAAGGAAAGTGAAG aaaaaatatgaaaatgcgGCGTATAAAAAGACCGACATATGTAAACCACAAACAAAGGGGGCACTAGAGCAAGAAGTGACTGAAGAGAAGGCAGCCCTGGAGAAGCCAGTCGACttgggagaggaaaagaagcaaagcGATGGTGAAGTTGTTGAGAAAG ACGAAGAAGGCGAACCTGAGGAAAAGAGTGAAGAAGAAATCGAAATCATAGAAGGGCAAGAAGAAGGGAATAAATCAAACAAGTCTGGATCAGAGGATGAG ATGAAGGAGGCGGACGAGGGCACAGGATCTGGAGACGGGCCGGTGAAGACAGTACGCAGGAGGAGAGCGCGGAAGGAGTAA
- the SCOC gene encoding short coiled-coil protein isoform X2 yields the protein MRKRTFLSGDWRDGAGPPALRTLCGRRGWSCRCQLLQESRPEASSRYLPLPSPRTADQSSRILYPRPGSLLPKMMNADMDVDAENQVELEEKTRLINQVLELQHTLEDLSARVDAVKEENLKLKSENQVLGQYIENLMSASSVFQTTDTKSKRK from the exons ATGCGCAAGCGTACCTTCTTGAGTGGGGATTGGCGGGACGGGGCGGGACCCCCGGCTCTGCGCACGCTCTGTGGGCGGAGGGGGTGGAGCTGCCGATGTCAATTGCTCCAGGAGTCCCGGCCTGAGGCATCCTCCAGATACCTGCCCCTCCCGTCCCCTCGAACGGCAG ACCAGTCATCAAGGATTTTGTATCCGAGGCCCGGAAGTTTGTTACCCAAGATGATGAATGCCGACATGGATG TTGATGCTGAAAATCAGGTGGAACTGGAGGAAAAAACACGACTTATTAATCAAGTGTTGGAACTCCAACACACACTTGAAG atCTCTCTGCAAGAGTAGATGCAGTTAAGGAAGAAAATCTGAAGCTAAAATCAGAAAACCAAGTTCTTGGACAATATATAGAAAACCTCATGTCGGCTTCTAGTGTTTTTCAGACAACTGACAcgaaaagcaaaagaaagtaa